The following coding sequences are from one Melanotaenia boesemani isolate fMelBoe1 chromosome 19, fMelBoe1.pri, whole genome shotgun sequence window:
- the smad4a gene encoding mothers against decapentaplegic homolog 4a isoform X1: MSITNTPTSNDACLSIVHSLMCHRQGGESESFAKRAIESLVKKLKEKKDELDSLITAITTNGAHPSKCVTIQRTLDGRLQVAGRKGFPHVVYARLWRWPDLHKNELKHVKYCQYAFDLKCDNVCVNPYHYERVVSPGIDLSTLTLSNSGTKLSLSLPKILWMFIYLNRVCHFLPGPLIVKDEFDYDNQQSHSSSDSHLQTIQHPPSRPVPQETFSSPALLPPSEGSSSASTSAFSTISAGPSNPTPNWSRNSSFPPAVPQHQNGHLQHHPPMPHTGHYWPVANEIAFQPPISNHPAPEYWCSIAYFEMDVQVGETFKVPSSCPIVTVDGYVDPSGGDRFCLGQLSNVHRTENIERARLHIGKGVQLECKGEGDVWVRCLSDHAVFVQSYYLDREAGRAPGDAVHKIYPSAYIKVFDLRQCHRQMQQQAATAQAAAAAQAAAVAGNIPGPGSVGGIAPAISLSAAAGIGVDDLRRLCILRMSFVKGWGPDYPRQSIKETPCWIEIHLHRALQLLDEVLHTMPIADPQPLD; the protein is encoded by the exons ATGTCAATCACAAACACTCCCACAAGCAATGATGCCTGTCTAAGCATTGTGCATAGCCTCATGTGCCACCGACAGGGGGGAGAGAGTGAAAGTTTTGCAAAACGAGCCATTGAGAGTCTTGTCAAGAagttaaaggagaaaaaagacgAGCTGGATTCTCTTATCACCGCCATCACCACAAATGGTGCTCATCCTAGCAAGTGTGTAACCATACAGCGAACTTTGGATGGCCGCTTACAG GTTGCAGGACGTAAAGGTTTTCCTCATGTGGTCTATGCCAGGCTGTGGCGATGGCCAGATCTACACAAGAACGAGTTAAAACATGTGAAATATTGCCAGTATGCCTTTGACCTGAAATGTGACAATGTTTGTGTCAACCCATACCACTACGAGAGGGTTGTTTCTCCAGGAATTG ACTTGTCAACACTGACCCTTTCAAATTCAGGTACAAAGCTTTCCTTGTCCTTGCCAAAGATTTTGTGGATGTTCATCTATCTTAATCGTGTCTGTCATTTTCTGCCAGGTCCACTCATCGTAAAAGACGAGTTTGATTATGATAACCAACAGTCTCACTCCAGCTCTGACAGCCACCTCCAGACGATCCAGCATCCACCATCGAGGCCAGTTCCACAGGAAACATTCAGCAGCCCCGCTCTACTACCCCCATCAGAGGGCAGCAGTTCAGCTTCAACTTCTGCTTTTTCTACCATTAGTGCTGGACCTTCAA ATCCTACCCCAAATTGGAGCAGAAACAGCAGCTTCCCCCCAGCTGTGCCTCAACACCAGAATGGGCATCTACAGCATCATCCACCAATGCCTCACACGGGACATTACT GGCCAGTTGCCAATGAAATTGCATTCCAGCCCCCCATATCCAATCATCCTG CTCCAGAATACTGGTGCTCCATTGCGTACTTTGAGATGGATGTCCAGGTTGGCGAGACATTTAAGGTGCCATCCTCATGCCCAATAGTGACTGTAGATGGTTATGTGGATCCATCTGGAGGGGATCGCTTCTGTTTGGGCCAACTGAGTAATGTCCACAGGACAGAGAACATAGAGAGGGCCAG ACTCCACATTGGCAAAGGTGTACAGCTGGAGTGTAAAGGTGAAGGAGACGTGTGGGTACGCTGTTTGAGTGATCATGCAGTGTTTGTGCAGAGCTATTATCTGGACCGAGAGGCTGGCCGTGCCCCAGGCGATGCAGTTCACAAAATCTACCCCAGTGCTTACATCAAG GTGTTCGACTTGCGCCAGTGCCACAGACAGATGCAGCAGCAGGCAGCGACAGCtcaggcagcagctgcagcgCAGGCAGCGGCGGTCGCTGGGAACATTCCAGGGCCGGGCTCTGTAGGAGGCATCGCCCCCGCCATCA GtttgtctgctgctgctggaattGGGGTTGATGACCTGCGCAGGCTCTGCATCCTGCGCATGAGCTTCGTGAAGGGGTGGGGGCCGGACTACCCACGTCAAAGCATCAAAGAGACGCCCTGCTGGATTGAGATCCATTTGCACCGAGCTCTCCAACTACTGGATGAAGTCCTGCACACCATGCCCATAGCTGATCCCCAACCTCTTGACTGA
- the smad4a gene encoding mothers against decapentaplegic homolog 4a isoform X2 produces the protein MSITNTPTSNDACLSIVHSLMCHRQGGESESFAKRAIESLVKKLKEKKDELDSLITAITTNGAHPSKCVTIQRTLDGRLQVAGRKGFPHVVYARLWRWPDLHKNELKHVKYCQYAFDLKCDNVCVNPYHYERVVSPGIDLSTLTLSNSGPLIVKDEFDYDNQQSHSSSDSHLQTIQHPPSRPVPQETFSSPALLPPSEGSSSASTSAFSTISAGPSNPTPNWSRNSSFPPAVPQHQNGHLQHHPPMPHTGHYWPVANEIAFQPPISNHPAPEYWCSIAYFEMDVQVGETFKVPSSCPIVTVDGYVDPSGGDRFCLGQLSNVHRTENIERARLHIGKGVQLECKGEGDVWVRCLSDHAVFVQSYYLDREAGRAPGDAVHKIYPSAYIKVFDLRQCHRQMQQQAATAQAAAAAQAAAVAGNIPGPGSVGGIAPAISLSAAAGIGVDDLRRLCILRMSFVKGWGPDYPRQSIKETPCWIEIHLHRALQLLDEVLHTMPIADPQPLD, from the exons ATGTCAATCACAAACACTCCCACAAGCAATGATGCCTGTCTAAGCATTGTGCATAGCCTCATGTGCCACCGACAGGGGGGAGAGAGTGAAAGTTTTGCAAAACGAGCCATTGAGAGTCTTGTCAAGAagttaaaggagaaaaaagacgAGCTGGATTCTCTTATCACCGCCATCACCACAAATGGTGCTCATCCTAGCAAGTGTGTAACCATACAGCGAACTTTGGATGGCCGCTTACAG GTTGCAGGACGTAAAGGTTTTCCTCATGTGGTCTATGCCAGGCTGTGGCGATGGCCAGATCTACACAAGAACGAGTTAAAACATGTGAAATATTGCCAGTATGCCTTTGACCTGAAATGTGACAATGTTTGTGTCAACCCATACCACTACGAGAGGGTTGTTTCTCCAGGAATTG ACTTGTCAACACTGACCCTTTCAAATTCAG GTCCACTCATCGTAAAAGACGAGTTTGATTATGATAACCAACAGTCTCACTCCAGCTCTGACAGCCACCTCCAGACGATCCAGCATCCACCATCGAGGCCAGTTCCACAGGAAACATTCAGCAGCCCCGCTCTACTACCCCCATCAGAGGGCAGCAGTTCAGCTTCAACTTCTGCTTTTTCTACCATTAGTGCTGGACCTTCAA ATCCTACCCCAAATTGGAGCAGAAACAGCAGCTTCCCCCCAGCTGTGCCTCAACACCAGAATGGGCATCTACAGCATCATCCACCAATGCCTCACACGGGACATTACT GGCCAGTTGCCAATGAAATTGCATTCCAGCCCCCCATATCCAATCATCCTG CTCCAGAATACTGGTGCTCCATTGCGTACTTTGAGATGGATGTCCAGGTTGGCGAGACATTTAAGGTGCCATCCTCATGCCCAATAGTGACTGTAGATGGTTATGTGGATCCATCTGGAGGGGATCGCTTCTGTTTGGGCCAACTGAGTAATGTCCACAGGACAGAGAACATAGAGAGGGCCAG ACTCCACATTGGCAAAGGTGTACAGCTGGAGTGTAAAGGTGAAGGAGACGTGTGGGTACGCTGTTTGAGTGATCATGCAGTGTTTGTGCAGAGCTATTATCTGGACCGAGAGGCTGGCCGTGCCCCAGGCGATGCAGTTCACAAAATCTACCCCAGTGCTTACATCAAG GTGTTCGACTTGCGCCAGTGCCACAGACAGATGCAGCAGCAGGCAGCGACAGCtcaggcagcagctgcagcgCAGGCAGCGGCGGTCGCTGGGAACATTCCAGGGCCGGGCTCTGTAGGAGGCATCGCCCCCGCCATCA GtttgtctgctgctgctggaattGGGGTTGATGACCTGCGCAGGCTCTGCATCCTGCGCATGAGCTTCGTGAAGGGGTGGGGGCCGGACTACCCACGTCAAAGCATCAAAGAGACGCCCTGCTGGATTGAGATCCATTTGCACCGAGCTCTCCAACTACTGGATGAAGTCCTGCACACCATGCCCATAGCTGATCCCCAACCTCTTGACTGA